From Ovis canadensis isolate MfBH-ARS-UI-01 breed Bighorn chromosome 10, ARS-UI_OviCan_v2, whole genome shotgun sequence, a single genomic window includes:
- the PCID2 gene encoding PCI domain-containing protein 2 isoform X3 → MAHITINQYLQQVCEAIDTRDGASLAELVSFKHPHVANPRLQMASPEEKCQQVLEPPYDEMFAAHLRCTYAVGNHDFVEAYKCQTVIVQSFLRAFQAHKEENWALPVMYAVALDLRIFANNADQQLAKKGKSKLGDMLEKAAELLMGCFRVCASDTRAGIEDSKKWGMLFLVNQLFKIYFKINKLHLCKPLIRAIDSSNLRDGYSTAQRVTYRYYVGRKAMFDSDFKQAEEYLSFAFEHCHRSSQKNKRMVLIYLLPVKMLLGHMPTIELLKKYHLMQFAEVTRAVSEGNLLLLNEALAAHETFFIRCGIFLILEKLKIITYRNLFKKVYLLLKTHQLSLDAFLVALKFMQVEGVDIAEVQCILANLIYMVWSHQRLHLTPAPEAGCQQAEPFSPAVHGVLTARGRLVWSSSRPEHVLCSGASRVSSQE, encoded by the exons ATGGCGCACATCACCATCAACCAGTACCTGCAGCAG GTCTGTGAAGCAATTGACACCAGAGATGGGGCGTCCCTTGCAGAGCTGGTGTCTTTCAAGCATCCTCATGTTGCCAACCCGCGGCTTCAG ATGGCCTCTCCAGAAGAGAAGTGTCAACAAGTCTTGGAGCCCCCTTATGACGAAATGTTTGCAGCTCACTTACG GTGCACGTATGCAGTGGGGAACCACGACTTCGTCGAGGCGTACAAGTGCCAGACCGTCATCGTACA GTCATTCCTACGAGCATTTCAGGCCCACAAAGAAGAAAACTG GGCTCTGCCTGTGATGTACGCAGTGGCTCTGGACCTTCGAATATTTGCCAATAAC GCAGATCAGCAGCTGGCGAAGAAGGGGAAGAGCAAGCTGGGGGACATGCTGGAGAAAGCGGCCGAGCTGCTGATGGGCTGCTTCCGCGTCTGCGCCAGCGACAC TCGAGCTGGTATAGAGGATTCCAAGAAGTGGGGAATGCTGTTTCTGGTGAATCAGTTAttcaagatttattttaag ATCAACAAGCTGCATCTGTGTAAGCCGCTCATCAGAGCCATCGACAGCTCGAACCTGAGGGACGGTTACAGCACGGCCCAGAGGGTGACCTACAGGTACTACGTGGGACGCAAGGCCATGTTCGACAGCGACTTCAAGCAAG CTGAGGAGTACCTGTCCTTTGCTTTTGAGCACTGCCATCGTTCCAGCCAGAAGAACAAGAGAATGGTCCTCATTTACCTGCTTCCTGTGAAGATGCTCCTG GGCCACATGCCGACCATCGAGCTTCTGAAGAAGTACCATCTCATGCAGTTTGCGGAGGTGACCCGCGCTGTGAG CGAAGGCAACCTCCTCCTCCTGAACGAGGCCCTGGCCGCGCATGAGACCTTCTTCATCCGCTGCGGCATCTTCCTCATCCTCGAGAAGCTGAAGATCATCACCTACCGGAACCTCTTTAAGAAAGT GTACTTGCTGCTCAAGACCCACCAGCTGTCCCTGGACGCATTCCTGGTGGCCTTGAAGTTCATGCAGGTGGAGGGCGTGGACATCGCCGAGGTCCAGTGCATCCTGGCCAACCTCATCTACATGGTGT ggtcacaTCAAAGGCTACATCTCACACCAGCACCAGAAGCTGGTTGTCAGCAAGCAGAACCCTTTTCCCCCGCTGTCCACGGTGTGCTGACAGCCCGGGGCAGGCTGGTCTGGTCCTCCTCCCGCCCGGAGCACGTGCTCTGCAGCGGAGCCTCTCGGGTCTCATCCCAGGAATGA
- the PCID2 gene encoding PCI domain-containing protein 2 isoform X1, with product MAHITINQYLQQVCEAIDTRDGASLAELVSFKHPHVANPRLQMASPEEKCQQVLEPPYDEMFAAHLRCTYAVGNHDFVEAYKCQTVIVQSFLRAFQAHKEENWALPVMYAVALDLRIFANNADQQLAKKGKSKLGDMLEKAAELLMGCFRVCASDTRAGIEDSKKWGMLFLVNQLFKIYFKINKLHLCKPLIRAIDSSNLRDGYSTAQRVTYRYYVGRKAMFDSDFKQAEEYLSFAFEHCHRSSQKNKRMVLIYLLPVKMLLGHMPTIELLKKYHLMQFAEVTRAVSEGNLLLLNEALAAHETFFIRCGIFLILEKLKIITYRNLFKKVYLLLKTHQLSLDAFLVALKFMQVEGVDIAEVQCILANLIYMGHIKGYISHQHQKLVVSKQNPFPPLSTVC from the exons ATGGCGCACATCACCATCAACCAGTACCTGCAGCAG GTCTGTGAAGCAATTGACACCAGAGATGGGGCGTCCCTTGCAGAGCTGGTGTCTTTCAAGCATCCTCATGTTGCCAACCCGCGGCTTCAG ATGGCCTCTCCAGAAGAGAAGTGTCAACAAGTCTTGGAGCCCCCTTATGACGAAATGTTTGCAGCTCACTTACG GTGCACGTATGCAGTGGGGAACCACGACTTCGTCGAGGCGTACAAGTGCCAGACCGTCATCGTACA GTCATTCCTACGAGCATTTCAGGCCCACAAAGAAGAAAACTG GGCTCTGCCTGTGATGTACGCAGTGGCTCTGGACCTTCGAATATTTGCCAATAAC GCAGATCAGCAGCTGGCGAAGAAGGGGAAGAGCAAGCTGGGGGACATGCTGGAGAAAGCGGCCGAGCTGCTGATGGGCTGCTTCCGCGTCTGCGCCAGCGACAC TCGAGCTGGTATAGAGGATTCCAAGAAGTGGGGAATGCTGTTTCTGGTGAATCAGTTAttcaagatttattttaag ATCAACAAGCTGCATCTGTGTAAGCCGCTCATCAGAGCCATCGACAGCTCGAACCTGAGGGACGGTTACAGCACGGCCCAGAGGGTGACCTACAGGTACTACGTGGGACGCAAGGCCATGTTCGACAGCGACTTCAAGCAAG CTGAGGAGTACCTGTCCTTTGCTTTTGAGCACTGCCATCGTTCCAGCCAGAAGAACAAGAGAATGGTCCTCATTTACCTGCTTCCTGTGAAGATGCTCCTG GGCCACATGCCGACCATCGAGCTTCTGAAGAAGTACCATCTCATGCAGTTTGCGGAGGTGACCCGCGCTGTGAG CGAAGGCAACCTCCTCCTCCTGAACGAGGCCCTGGCCGCGCATGAGACCTTCTTCATCCGCTGCGGCATCTTCCTCATCCTCGAGAAGCTGAAGATCATCACCTACCGGAACCTCTTTAAGAAAGT GTACTTGCTGCTCAAGACCCACCAGCTGTCCCTGGACGCATTCCTGGTGGCCTTGAAGTTCATGCAGGTGGAGGGCGTGGACATCGCCGAGGTCCAGTGCATCCTGGCCAACCTCATCTACATG ggtcacaTCAAAGGCTACATCTCACACCAGCACCAGAAGCTGGTTGTCAGCAAGCAGAACCCTTTTCCCCCGCTGTCCACGGTGTGCTGA
- the PCID2 gene encoding PCI domain-containing protein 2 isoform X2 produces the protein MLEKAAELLMGCFRVCASDTRAGIEDSKKWGMLFLVNQLFKIYFKINKLHLCKPLIRAIDSSNLRDGYSTAQRVTYRYYVGRKAMFDSDFKQAEEYLSFAFEHCHRSSQKNKRMVLIYLLPVKMLLGHMPTIELLKKYHLMQFAEVTRAVSEGNLLLLNEALAAHETFFIRCGIFLILEKLKIITYRNLFKKVYLLLKTHQLSLDAFLVALKFMQVEGVDIAEVQCILANLIYMGHIKGYISHQHQKLVVSKQNPFPPLSTVC, from the exons ATGCTGGAGAAAGCGGCCGAGCTGCTGATGGGCTGCTTCCGCGTCTGCGCCAGCGACAC TCGAGCTGGTATAGAGGATTCCAAGAAGTGGGGAATGCTGTTTCTGGTGAATCAGTTAttcaagatttattttaag ATCAACAAGCTGCATCTGTGTAAGCCGCTCATCAGAGCCATCGACAGCTCGAACCTGAGGGACGGTTACAGCACGGCCCAGAGGGTGACCTACAGGTACTACGTGGGACGCAAGGCCATGTTCGACAGCGACTTCAAGCAAG CTGAGGAGTACCTGTCCTTTGCTTTTGAGCACTGCCATCGTTCCAGCCAGAAGAACAAGAGAATGGTCCTCATTTACCTGCTTCCTGTGAAGATGCTCCTG GGCCACATGCCGACCATCGAGCTTCTGAAGAAGTACCATCTCATGCAGTTTGCGGAGGTGACCCGCGCTGTGAG CGAAGGCAACCTCCTCCTCCTGAACGAGGCCCTGGCCGCGCATGAGACCTTCTTCATCCGCTGCGGCATCTTCCTCATCCTCGAGAAGCTGAAGATCATCACCTACCGGAACCTCTTTAAGAAAGT GTACTTGCTGCTCAAGACCCACCAGCTGTCCCTGGACGCATTCCTGGTGGCCTTGAAGTTCATGCAGGTGGAGGGCGTGGACATCGCCGAGGTCCAGTGCATCCTGGCCAACCTCATCTACATG ggtcacaTCAAAGGCTACATCTCACACCAGCACCAGAAGCTGGTTGTCAGCAAGCAGAACCCTTTTCCCCCGCTGTCCACGGTGTGCTGA